The genomic window TCTGGGGACACAAGTTTAGAAAttctaaaatctaaatcttacagtTCCTTCAGCACAAAgtgtattatcattattattattattattattattattattattattattattattattattattattatgtatttattttaattttttttctctttttgaaGCATAAAAAGAATCTACTGTGACATAATGACATAGGTTGCTTGAGCCTTGAGCGGTGGACAAACAGATCAATAGCAGTCTGTTACCTTCAGTACCATGGATTCTGAGTGTGACCAGGACATGTCTCTTGAACAAAGAATTACGAAGGATCGAAACACCAGTAGAAAATCTAATCTTCAGCACAAGAAATTTAGAAAAGGTAGGCATtgaaatttcacttttcaaatgAGTTGAGATTTTAAGTTCTATTGTGTGGCTATAGGGGTCATTTTTGGATTTCCACTATACCGTGTGGTGTTACTATGCCTGACCCTACTCGACACTGCTCTGTTGATAGCTGCATTGGCCTTGGGCATGTACTGTGAGTAAATTTATGTATACtacaatttaatacaaaaaatgcacttttgtaTGGGTCATGTTCAAAATTATCCTGAAGACATCAAGAGAACCTGTAATTTAGCCAATACAATTTGAGCAAGGCTACCCGATTCTCAAAACACCTGTGTATTGATTAATAACCAACTATTTAGtgtcaaacacaaaaataatgcacTAAAATTCATTCAACTATTTGAATGGGGCTTCACAAGGTTACGTGCTTTGCTCAGTTCCCTCAATGGGGAAGGTTGGGGGCTAACTACTTCCTATGTCattgggcaagatacttcacaATCCCAAACCATAAAATGCAACACTAGGGCATTTTTTCATAAGaagtgaaaaacaaatgaatgcaTTACATACAGGTGCTAAAGTGAAAGATTTCGAGCAGGCCTCCAATTCTGCCCTTACCCCACTCATCATTGAGAGAGACTTTCTTCGTAACCAAACCAATGTGATCAAAGAGAAGTTGGCCACTCAGATGGAGCTGGAGAATCAACGCAGAGCTCACATGCAGATGAAGGTTCAACTCAAACAACTCCAGGCCATCACTGACAGCCTACAAACTCACATCCTGGCACTGAGAGCAGAGAAAACATCACTGGAGGACAAGAGGACGCTATTAGGCAAAACTAAGAATgacttaaattaaaaatatatatatatttctttcctTCTTAATTCTGTATATCTTTACGACAGAGAGCAACTGTGGAAAATGCCCTCGTGGATGGATTTCTTTCAAAACGTCATGTTATTATTACTCTTTTTCTTTATCCAACTCTAAAAAGAATTGGTCCGACAGCAGGGCAGACTGTATCAGGCAAGGAGGTGACCTGCTGGTGATCAATAACTTGGATGAACAGGTAATTTTAATGACTACAAATGCTAATGCTGATATAGTATGCTTTcacatgatgatgtcataatttcagggGAAGccaatataactctatgggagatttaccAAATAGGGAATGGCTCCACAAAATCTTAGGATTGAGTAAAACTTGTATTTGGGGTTTAAAGAGGatatattatgccattttctgatccatattataatgtttttttccacatcaaaaacatacctgagttttgttttgttttcattcacacatgtttatcacacaaatcctgcatatttagagttcttctctcaaacagaaaacactcatgtcatgtggtaatacaggaagtgctccattgtgtttttaaagtccatacaccatcataataatcatttggatgattttagccctgaaattgccaatgtctactaaacaaaaggtaaaaggagttcttaacttgaaaagtaccactacatgacatcacaaggtggaacagaggctttttgagccttggagatgtagacagcctaataatccaggattactgaaacatgtgtgaatgaggtaTGAACGGGTATGGTTTTGATGTGCTAACAATATTTCATATGGATTCTGAGCTTAAAGCTCAGAATCCATATTGTGTAATATAGACCCTTCACTAATGGCACCACTTTAATTATCTATCCTGACAGATGTTGaaatttgtgttagtttttgtttcagtatATATAGAGATATTAACCTTAAACAAGGTCAACAAATATGCAACCTGACGGCAAATTCCATCACAGAATTCTGCCctccagctccattttgaaCTATAGGCATAGAAGAACATGACATGAACCCAACCTATACACAGTACCCTTTATGTCCACCAGTAATTATTTCTAGTTTCCCTCATAGATAGCAATCAACAATAACTATCCAAAAATAACTGGTACTGGGCCTATGTGGAAAATGGGATCCTGGATTGGACTCACTGATATTGTGACAACTGGAGTGTGGGTCTGGGTGAATAATGCCActgaaaacaatacaatgtaagCCAACACTGTACAGAATGAATCATTTTACGAATACATGCACTACTACCATTCACTCTGTATCTGATCTGTTAAAGGTACTGGCAAACAGATGAGCACAGCAATGAAGAAAGTCTGGGTAGACATTGTGCTGCCTTTGGTCGCAATATTGTGTCTAGGAAAACATGGTATACTAGAAACTGTGAGAATGATGAGTTGAGCTGGATATGTGAGATGGAGTCAAGGTAGAGATGCGTGTAACAATAAAATAAGTATATCAATGCTGAAACTtaaaagggcccgtattacactattttatgatctatgttataatgttgttttctcatcaaaaatatacctggagttttttttttattcattcacacatgtttaaaccctgcattctctcaaacagaaaacactctgttcccccttgtgacacatgttgtaatacagaaagtgctccactgtgtttttgaaatccatacaccttcactagaatcattggaATTATTAACCcctggaatttctaatctctaataaaaaaaatgtaaaagggaGCAGTTAGTTTGAAACTTACCActacacgacatcacaaggtggaacagagcattttgaccttttgaTATCTTTAGACCAaccaataatgcaggattactcaaaggtgtgaatgaaacaaaacacaatttcaggtatgtttttgatgaagtaacattCTGATATGGCTAAATGATCGCAGTAATCCATTTTGCAtgatataggagctttaataaAGATATGCATCAATGTTAATAAATGTGCTTTAAAATCATTATGGTGTCATTCATGTTTGTTGACTAACTGGAGTTTGATATGGCATTTCCTGTAAATTCTGTGAATATTTAACTGATTTCTAATGTGAGTAAACACTGCAGAATACAGGGAGAGCAATGTCCTTGTCCTccagcacacatgcacacggACTGAAAAGCCAAAATGGAGGACGCAACATACAACAGACTGGCTCATCCAGAAGACTTAAGTGATGACCTCCCTTTCACTGCCAATCAAGATGAACAACAAGGTAAAATACACTGGCAGAATAGCTATATAATCTATCAAAATTAGAACATTATTGAGGCTGGAGTACACCATTCTAAACCTGTCTCTTTGGTGCAaaaatatctctctctctttgcaaaGTGTCACTTTCCATGGGGAGGTTTGAGTCACTTGTGAACCATCAAAAAATGTTAACCGTGATCCTATCTATACTGGCTGTTATCCTACTTTCCATTGACATTGGTTTGGGCATCTACTGTAAGTCAAACAcgattagtattagtagtagcagttattTAATAGATTACATTTTTAGCTTTGCATATTTCTAACAGACAGAAATCTGACTGATGGAGAGCGCATTGTAAAGGACATTAACTCTGAAGTTGCCAAGTTACAACAAGCTTACAAAATTGCAATTAACTCAGAGATTGAACTGAAGAAGGAGTTGGCAAGAGAGGCCAGTATCCAGCAGATGACCATATGGATGCTTGAGCACCAGAAGTCAAGAAATGAGGATTATCAGAAAGAGTCAGACAAAATTCTGTCGCTCATCACAGGGCTAAAATCTCACATACCTTTACTTAGTAAGTACATTTGATATTAAAACTGATAACTACCTTATAATGATTATTAAAAACCTTTCTTTTGTTAAAAGAGGAGGGTTGCAGACACTGTCTACCAGGATGGAATTTGATCAACTCTATTTGCTATTACATCCCTTTCTCCGACGATATATCACGCAGAACATGGGAGCAAAGTCGGGATTACTGCAAGAATTTTGGCGCTGATTTgatacaaataaacagcagagaaAAACAGGTAACTCATCATCTTGTAGTCATCGTTATTAGATAAAATAATAGTGCaaaatttaataatttattatgttttttcagcTGGCAATTCATGCTTTAATCACAACTTATCACAACCCATCACTTCAATACTCTGCCAGTGGCTTTTGGATTGGAGCACGAGATGTGGAGGAAGAGGGAACGTGGAAATGGTTGGATGGAACACAACTCACCGAGGGGTAACTAATCTAACACAATGACTTGGGGTTTACTAAATTTATGAGTGCTCTACTGAAATctatatgttttagtttttggaaCTTCGGAGAGCCAAACAATCAAGGAAATGAAGATTGTGCTGCTGTCTACCCCAGCCTAAGGAAAAACCCATTCAAGAGCTGGAATGATGCCCCCTGCactcatgttttaaaatggatttgtgaaaaagtacaaaattttTCAGATTAGTCAAATAGAGACATTTGAAAATTCTCATGTTTTAATGTAGATACATTTAGACATTCTTTGTTATATAAAATACAGATGAGTTTTATAGGTTAACtataaaatgaatgtttaatgGTATGTTTcttataatacatatttttgtccATGGGCACATACGTGTTGCTcttacacaaaaatacatttaaggatcttaaataaaattgatttttgtcatttttgtgaaTGTGATGACAATATTTCATAATTATGTTGACTTTAATTATGTGACTTGTCACAGAGTTCAATGAATAactgaagaaataaataaaataatatcagTGTCAGAGAAACAAGTGAAATGCACAGCTACAACCAAGTGGGCTGCTACATTCATGAGAATAACAGGATACCTGATCCTGTAATAATGAGGCTCACAGTGCTGCAAAATGCTCCCTCAGTTGTTTCAGGAGCTGCTGTGTGTCCACATGTTCTGGAAAAGCATCCTCAGACTTCTGGGC from Periophthalmus magnuspinnatus isolate fPerMag1 chromosome 22, fPerMag1.2.pri, whole genome shotgun sequence includes these protein-coding regions:
- the LOC117390091 gene encoding C-type lectin domain family 12 member B-like, whose protein sequence is MDSECDQDMSLEQRITKDRNTSRKSNLQHKKFRKGVIFGFPLYRVVLLCLTLLDTALLIAALALGMYCAKVKDFEQASNSALTPLIIERDFLRNQTNVIKEKLATQMELENQRRAHMQMKVQLKQLQAITDSLQTHILALRAEKTSLEDKRTLLESNCGKCPRGWISFKTSCYYYSFSLSNSKKNWSDSRADCIRQGGDLLVINNLDEQIAINNNYPKITGTGPMWKMGSWIGLTDIVTTGVWVWVNNATENNTMYWQTDEHSNEESLGRHCAAFGRNIVSRKTWYTRNCENDELSWICEMESR
- the LOC117391007 gene encoding C-type lectin domain family 4 member M-like is translated as MEDATYNRLAHPEDLSDDLPFTANQDEQQVSLSMGRFESLVNHQKMLTVILSILAVILLSIDIGLGIYYRNLTDGERIVKDINSEVAKLQQAYKIAINSEIELKKELAREASIQQMTIWMLEHQKSRNEDYQKESDKILSLITGLKSHIPLLKEGCRHCLPGWNLINSICYYIPFSDDISRRTWEQSRDYCKNFGADLIQINSREKQLAIHALITTYHNPSLQYSASGFWIGARDVEEEGTWKWLDGTQLTEGFWNFGEPNNQGNEDCAAVYPSLRKNPFKSWNDAPCTHVLKWICEKVQNFSD